A region from the Mucilaginibacter sp. CSA2-8R genome encodes:
- a CDS encoding phosphatidylserine decarboxylase family protein, translating into MTFHKEGYTSMALCILFIFVLNALVHFYYPDATILKWIIYTLSFVLFVIILQFFRSPNFAITTHNQHVICPADGKVVVIEEVEESEFLKDKRIQISVFMSPVNVHVNRNPIAGVVKYFKYHPGKYLVAWHPKSSTENERTTIAIENEAGVTVLFRQIAGALARRIVWYVKEGQEVEQGQQFGFIKFGSRVDIFLPLGTKVNVNLGDKVKGGRTILAELA; encoded by the coding sequence ATGACTTTTCATAAAGAAGGTTACACCTCAATGGCCTTATGCATCTTGTTCATTTTTGTATTGAATGCACTGGTTCACTTTTACTATCCTGATGCTACTATCCTTAAATGGATCATCTATACGCTGTCTTTTGTATTATTTGTTATTATCTTACAGTTTTTTCGTAGTCCTAACTTTGCGATTACTACGCACAATCAGCATGTGATTTGCCCGGCTGATGGTAAGGTGGTAGTTATTGAAGAAGTAGAGGAATCAGAATTTTTAAAAGATAAACGTATACAAATATCAGTTTTCATGTCGCCGGTTAACGTGCATGTTAATCGAAACCCGATAGCCGGCGTAGTTAAGTATTTCAAATACCATCCGGGTAAATATTTGGTAGCCTGGCATCCAAAATCATCAACCGAAAACGAGCGTACTACTATTGCTATCGAGAACGAAGCCGGCGTAACAGTGCTGTTCAGGCAAATTGCCGGTGCGTTAGCACGCCGTATTGTTTGGTACGTAAAAGAAGGGCAGGAAGTGGAGCAAGGCCAGCAATTTGGCTTTATTAAATTTGGTTCGAGAGTAGATATTTTTTTACCTTTAGGTACCAAGGTCAATGTTAACCTTGGTGATAAAGTAAAGGGAGGCCGCACTATACTTGCCGAACTGGCTTAA
- the dusB gene encoding tRNA dihydrouridine synthase DusB translates to MSVQIGKIDLGEFPLLLAPMEDVSDPPFRYVCKQNGADMMYTEFISSEGLIRDAAKSRQKLDIFEYERPIGIQIFGSDINSMRTATEIATLAGPDLMDINYGCPVKNVACRGAGASLLQDIDKMVAMTKAVVEATHLPVTVKTRLGWDDTTKNVYEVAERLQDVGIKALTIHGRTRAQMYKGVADWTLIREIKKNPRIQIPIFGNGDIDSPEKAANWRLEYGVDGMMIGRAAIGYPWIFREVKHFFATGEHREKPTIAERIDACKTHLEKSIEWKGQKTGIFEMRRHYSNYFKGLDNFKEFRMRMVCTENLEELYEILWQINEKYTAVMA, encoded by the coding sequence ATGTCTGTACAAATTGGAAAAATAGATTTAGGTGAATTTCCGCTGTTGCTGGCACCTATGGAAGATGTGAGCGATCCGCCTTTCCGCTATGTGTGTAAACAAAACGGGGCTGATATGATGTATACAGAGTTCATATCATCAGAGGGGTTGATACGTGATGCAGCCAAAAGCCGCCAGAAACTGGATATTTTTGAATATGAGCGTCCAATAGGCATTCAGATTTTTGGCAGCGATATTAACAGTATGCGCACTGCTACCGAAATTGCAACCCTGGCCGGGCCCGACCTGATGGACATTAACTATGGGTGCCCGGTTAAAAACGTAGCCTGCCGCGGGGCAGGCGCCAGTTTGCTGCAGGATATTGATAAAATGGTAGCCATGACTAAAGCTGTAGTAGAAGCTACCCATCTGCCTGTAACCGTTAAAACACGTTTGGGTTGGGACGACACTACCAAGAACGTTTATGAGGTGGCCGAACGTTTGCAGGATGTAGGCATCAAAGCACTAACCATACACGGCCGTACCCGCGCCCAGATGTATAAGGGTGTAGCCGATTGGACACTGATCCGCGAGATTAAGAAAAACCCGCGTATACAAATACCAATTTTTGGTAACGGCGATATTGACTCGCCCGAGAAAGCGGCCAACTGGCGGTTAGAGTATGGGGTAGATGGAATGATGATTGGCCGTGCCGCTATTGGCTACCCGTGGATATTTAGAGAAGTTAAACACTTTTTTGCTACCGGGGAGCATCGCGAAAAGCCGACTATAGCTGAGCGTATTGATGCCTGCAAAACCCATCTCGAAAAATCGATTGAATGGAAAGGGCAGAAGACCGGAATTTTTGAAATGCGCAGGCATTACTCTAACTACTTTAAAGGCCTGGATAATTTCAAGGAGTTTAGGATGAGGATGGTATGTACCGAAAACCTGGAAGAGCTCTATGAAATTTTATGGCAGATAAATGAAAAATATACGGCTGTAATGGCTTGA
- the murF gene encoding UDP-N-acetylmuramoyl-tripeptide--D-alanyl-D-alanine ligase — protein MVIEQLYQLYLQHPVISTDTRKIATGSLFFALKGDKFDANTFAAQALEAGAAYAVIDDAAYRTSDCFILVDDVLSTLQDLARYHRKQLQIPVIGLTGTNGKTTTKELINAVLSQQFTTLATQGNLNNHIGVPLTILSINNQHQMAVIEMGANHQKEIAFLCTIAHPTHGLITNVGKAHLEGFGGVEGVKIGKGEMYDYLKATNGTAFVNSDSPDLMLMKETRGLVNVEYYGRTSALNTISGNLADSAPYLALNWKTVTNNQTYRTTTQLTGDYNLDNVLTAICVGHYFKLSPEQINAGIEGYQPKNNRSQILKTNTNTLICDYYNANPSSMMVAIDNLSKMQAAQKVMILGDMFEMGDEAAAEHEAVLKAALTTPEAKVIFIGKEFSLLKDDNEGATFYETAEQAISGLQAEPITNSTVLIKGSRGMALERLVAFL, from the coding sequence ATGGTTATTGAACAACTCTACCAGCTTTACCTGCAACACCCTGTAATTAGCACTGACACCCGTAAAATTGCAACCGGCAGTTTATTTTTCGCCCTTAAAGGTGATAAGTTTGATGCTAACACTTTTGCGGCACAGGCATTAGAGGCAGGAGCCGCTTATGCGGTGATAGATGATGCCGCTTACCGTACATCTGACTGTTTTATACTGGTAGATGACGTTTTGAGCACGTTGCAGGACCTAGCCCGGTATCATCGTAAACAGTTGCAGATACCGGTTATCGGCCTTACCGGCACCAATGGTAAAACTACCACCAAGGAGCTGATTAATGCCGTACTATCACAGCAGTTTACCACGCTGGCTACCCAGGGTAACCTAAATAACCATATTGGTGTACCGCTTACCATTTTATCTATCAATAACCAGCACCAGATGGCGGTTATTGAAATGGGCGCCAATCATCAAAAAGAAATCGCCTTCCTGTGCACCATTGCCCATCCTACCCACGGTTTAATTACCAACGTAGGCAAAGCCCATTTAGAAGGCTTTGGCGGTGTAGAAGGTGTAAAAATAGGCAAAGGCGAAATGTATGATTACTTGAAAGCCACCAATGGCACCGCCTTTGTAAACAGCGACAGCCCCGACCTAATGCTGATGAAAGAGACGCGCGGCCTGGTTAATGTTGAATATTACGGCCGGACAAGTGCTCTAAACACCATTAGCGGCAACCTGGCTGACAGTGCCCCATACCTGGCTTTGAACTGGAAAACCGTTACTAATAATCAAACCTACCGGACCACAACGCAGCTTACCGGTGATTATAACTTAGATAACGTGCTGACGGCGATTTGCGTTGGCCATTATTTTAAGCTGAGCCCTGAGCAAATCAATGCAGGTATTGAAGGCTATCAGCCTAAAAATAACCGTTCGCAAATTTTAAAAACCAATACCAACACACTCATTTGCGATTACTACAACGCCAATCCGAGCAGCATGATGGTGGCCATTGATAACCTAAGCAAAATGCAGGCAGCCCAAAAAGTAATGATATTGGGCGACATGTTCGAGATGGGTGATGAGGCAGCAGCCGAACACGAAGCCGTTTTAAAAGCTGCATTAACCACTCCTGAAGCCAAGGTGATTTTTATAGGCAAGGAATTTTCGCTACTAAAAGACGATAACGAAGGCGCTACTTTTTACGAAACTGCCGAGCAGGCCATATCCGGATTGCAAGCCGAGCCTATTACCAACAGCACTGTATTAATTAAAGGCTCACGCGGGATGGCCTTAGAACGTTTGGTTGCTTTTTTGTAG
- a CDS encoding CPBP family intramembrane glutamic endopeptidase, which translates to MITENPQYKHRIAPAAQFFVFCAVAFGLILAGNFIALGIIYLMHGMDTLQLVMALDLSTPQAVQSLWVLQVIGTTLPILFTPIIFGRFVMHETHAYLRTDTRIFPVALIMIFLIMAASTPIMEVLIALNQKMQLPDFLKGLENWMRNSENAAQKATAVLLKMDNWLDLMKVLLLVALITAVAEELMFRGCLQTILLRWTNSTHLAIWITAALFSAFHMEFFGFLPRLMLGVFFGYFTAWTGSVWPAVWAHFLNNGTAVLTTYLYNHKIIKLNLNDQNTFSYGSYIFSVIITVILFWSYRKTAYEKKHLPIVNGKKLG; encoded by the coding sequence ATGATCACAGAAAACCCACAATATAAACACCGGATTGCACCTGCAGCTCAGTTCTTTGTATTTTGTGCCGTAGCTTTCGGCCTAATATTAGCGGGCAATTTTATTGCGCTCGGTATTATTTACCTGATGCATGGTATGGATACTTTGCAACTGGTGATGGCCTTAGACTTAAGCACTCCACAAGCTGTGCAATCTCTTTGGGTGCTGCAAGTTATCGGAACCACACTGCCCATCTTGTTTACGCCTATTATATTCGGAAGGTTTGTGATGCATGAAACACATGCATATTTACGCACCGACACCCGTATATTTCCGGTTGCGTTAATTATGATTTTCCTTATCATGGCAGCCAGTACACCCATTATGGAAGTACTGATTGCCTTAAACCAGAAAATGCAGTTACCTGACTTTTTAAAGGGCCTTGAAAACTGGATGCGCAACTCCGAAAATGCGGCCCAAAAGGCAACGGCAGTACTTTTAAAAATGGATAACTGGCTTGATTTGATGAAAGTTCTTTTGCTGGTAGCACTCATTACGGCCGTTGCCGAAGAGTTAATGTTCAGGGGCTGTTTGCAAACTATTTTACTGCGCTGGACTAATAGCACCCACCTGGCCATCTGGATTACGGCTGCACTGTTCAGTGCCTTCCATATGGAGTTTTTTGGATTTTTACCAAGGTTAATGCTGGGCGTATTTTTTGGTTATTTTACCGCCTGGACGGGTAGCGTTTGGCCTGCCGTGTGGGCGCACTTTTTAAATAACGGAACGGCTGTTTTAACCACTTACCTTTATAACCATAAGATTATAAAACTCAATTTAAATGACCAAAATACGTTTAGTTACGGTTCGTATATTTTTAGTGTGATAATAACTGTAATTTTGTTTTGGAGTTACCGCAAAACAGCTTACGAAAAAAAACATCTACCTATTGTTAATGGAAAAAAATTGGGTTAA
- a CDS encoding zinc metallopeptidase produces the protein MDNLLLIIAQVGGFNSAWLLMIVVGLISLAVQWRFRSKFKEYSEISLSSGLSGAEVAQRMLRDHGINNVQVISVEGQLTDHYNPENRTVNLSDDVYHSRSVAAAAVAAHECGHAVQHAKSYSWLRFRSAMVPIVQTASTLTQWTLMIGVMLLIFSGNTLVLLIGVLALAVVTAFSFITLPVEFDASRRALAWLNNNHSIMQTRQEHDEAKDALWWAAMTYVVAALGALATLLYYVQLLNSRRN, from the coding sequence ATGGATAATTTATTGTTGATTATAGCTCAGGTAGGCGGATTTAATTCGGCCTGGCTGCTCATGATAGTCGTAGGCTTAATAAGCCTGGCAGTACAATGGAGATTTAGAAGCAAGTTTAAAGAATATTCGGAAATCAGTTTATCATCAGGCCTGTCAGGTGCCGAGGTAGCTCAGCGCATGCTGCGCGATCATGGCATTAACAACGTGCAGGTAATATCGGTTGAAGGCCAGTTGACAGACCACTACAATCCTGAAAACCGTACCGTAAACTTAAGCGACGATGTATATCATAGCCGTAGCGTAGCAGCGGCAGCTGTTGCGGCCCACGAGTGCGGGCATGCCGTTCAGCATGCTAAATCGTATAGCTGGTTAAGATTCCGGTCGGCTATGGTGCCTATTGTGCAAACCGCATCTACCCTTACCCAGTGGACTTTAATGATTGGCGTAATGCTGCTAATTTTCTCCGGCAATACATTAGTATTATTAATAGGCGTTTTAGCTTTAGCCGTAGTAACTGCATTTAGCTTTATTACCTTACCGGTAGAGTTTGATGCCAGCCGCAGAGCGCTGGCCTGGTTGAACAATAACCATAGCATTATGCAAACCCGCCAGGAACACGATGAAGCTAAAGATGCCTTGTGGTGGGCCGCCATGACTTACGTAGTTGCTGCTTTAGGTGCACTGGCCACGTTATTATATTATGTGCAGTTGCTAAACAGTCGTCGTAATTAA
- a CDS encoding peptidylprolyl isomerase produces MRKFGIVFLSCLLAFTVVRAQRSTLDKVAGVVGSSIILQSDIELSYAQYLANGGQPDPSVKCTILSRLLTQKLLAQQAVIDSVSVTEDDVDNQIDRRMRGMMQRAGGQDRLEQFLGRSLIQYKDEIRPDIKEQMVAEKMQGKITEKVSVTPQEVKRFFDKIPKDSLPSYNKEVEVGEIAFQPKLSKDEKQFYRDKAEGLRTRVKNGEDFGNIARLYSQDPGSASEGGDLGFFDRSMMAKEFTATAFKLKAGEVSPVFETEFGFHFLQVIERRGEQVHARHVLIIPVTTPGSLERAKFKADSVYNLITKNKKLDFSTAASVFSDDKETKYNGGMLMNAEDVQARSTLIPTNKLDPQVALVVDTMKVNEISKPQLVTAQDGKQSYKILYLRSVTDAHKANMAQDLPKLKEVAQADKVNRSVSEWFEKKRKNTFIRIDPEYQSCAQLKNWLEKPEQTAQVKP; encoded by the coding sequence ATGAGAAAGTTTGGAATAGTATTTTTAAGTTGTTTATTAGCATTTACCGTAGTCCGCGCGCAGCGTAGCACCTTAGATAAGGTAGCCGGTGTAGTGGGCAGCAGTATTATTTTACAGTCGGACATTGAGTTGTCTTATGCACAATACCTGGCCAATGGCGGCCAGCCCGACCCAAGTGTTAAGTGTACCATTTTAAGCAGGTTACTTACCCAAAAATTGTTAGCTCAGCAAGCTGTTATTGATAGTGTTAGCGTAACTGAAGATGATGTAGACAACCAGATAGACCGACGTATGCGCGGTATGATGCAACGCGCCGGCGGGCAAGACCGTTTAGAGCAGTTTTTGGGTCGTTCATTAATTCAGTACAAAGACGAGATTCGTCCTGACATCAAAGAGCAAATGGTTGCCGAAAAGATGCAAGGAAAAATTACCGAAAAGGTAAGCGTTACCCCGCAGGAAGTTAAACGCTTTTTCGATAAAATTCCTAAAGACAGCTTGCCGTCTTACAATAAAGAAGTAGAAGTTGGAGAGATTGCCTTTCAACCTAAGTTAAGTAAAGATGAAAAGCAGTTTTATCGTGATAAAGCCGAAGGTTTACGTACCCGCGTTAAAAATGGAGAAGACTTTGGTAACATCGCCCGTTTATATTCTCAGGACCCGGGTTCGGCATCAGAGGGTGGCGATTTAGGGTTTTTTGACCGCAGCATGATGGCTAAAGAATTTACCGCTACAGCCTTTAAATTAAAAGCTGGCGAGGTATCTCCGGTGTTTGAAACAGAATTCGGTTTTCACTTTTTACAGGTAATTGAGCGCCGTGGCGAGCAGGTGCACGCCCGTCACGTACTTATTATTCCGGTTACTACGCCTGGAAGTTTAGAACGTGCTAAATTTAAAGCCGACAGTGTTTACAACCTGATTACTAAAAATAAAAAGCTCGACTTTTCTACCGCCGCTTCGGTGTTTTCTGACGATAAAGAAACCAAGTATAATGGTGGTATGTTGATGAATGCCGAAGATGTACAAGCCCGGTCTACATTAATCCCTACTAATAAACTCGACCCGCAAGTAGCCCTGGTAGTTGATACCATGAAGGTAAACGAAATATCCAAACCGCAACTGGTAACCGCACAGGATGGTAAACAAAGCTATAAAATTCTTTACCTGCGCTCGGTAACCGACGCACACAAAGCTAACATGGCGCAAGATCTGCCAAAGCTAAAAGAAGTAGCGCAGGCCGATAAAGTTAATCGTTCGGTAAGCGAGTGGTTCGAGAAAAAAAGAAAAAATACTTTCATTCGTATTGATCCTGAATACCAATCATGCGCTCAGTTAAAGAATTGGTTAGAGAAACCCGAGCAAACTGCGCAAGTTAAGCCTTAA
- a CDS encoding MoxR family ATPase, with translation MSSYRSEVEAADALKQAYQNIKAEIGKVIVGQDEVVKSVLISVFSNGHCLLVGVPGLAKTLLVQTIARVLDLNFNRIQFTPDLMPSDIVGSEILGEDRKFKFIPGPVFSNIVLADEINRTPPKTQAALLEAMQEKAVTAAGVTHKLDQPFFVLATQNPIEQEGTYPLPEAQLDRFMFNVTLSYPTFAEELQVVKSTTSTQQVQLNKIIGAAEIIEFQQLVRNIPVTDHVLEYAVRMVAKTRPQGELATPQVKRLLTWGAGPRASQFLILGAKCHAVISGKYSPDIEDVQDVAKPILRHRIVRSYHAEAEGLSTDQIIEQLF, from the coding sequence ATGTCGTCATACCGTTCAGAGGTAGAAGCTGCTGATGCTTTAAAGCAGGCCTATCAAAATATCAAAGCCGAAATAGGTAAAGTTATTGTAGGGCAGGATGAGGTAGTGAAGTCGGTATTGATTTCTGTTTTTAGTAATGGGCATTGCTTGCTGGTAGGTGTGCCCGGTTTGGCAAAAACCTTGTTGGTGCAAACTATTGCCCGCGTGTTAGACCTTAATTTTAACCGTATACAATTTACGCCCGATTTAATGCCATCAGATATTGTAGGCTCGGAGATATTGGGCGAAGACCGGAAATTTAAATTTATACCCGGCCCTGTTTTTTCAAACATTGTACTGGCCGACGAGATTAACCGTACGCCGCCCAAAACACAGGCGGCACTGCTCGAAGCTATGCAGGAAAAAGCAGTAACAGCTGCTGGCGTAACGCATAAATTAGACCAGCCGTTTTTTGTACTGGCTACCCAAAACCCTATTGAGCAGGAAGGGACTTACCCGCTGCCCGAGGCGCAGTTAGACCGTTTTATGTTTAATGTAACCTTGAGTTACCCCACTTTTGCTGAGGAGCTGCAAGTAGTTAAAAGTACCACTTCTACCCAACAGGTGCAGTTAAACAAGATAATAGGTGCAGCCGAGATTATAGAATTTCAGCAATTAGTGCGCAATATCCCGGTAACCGACCATGTGCTGGAATATGCCGTACGAATGGTAGCAAAAACACGTCCGCAGGGCGAGTTGGCTACACCTCAGGTAAAACGGCTGTTAACATGGGGCGCAGGCCCAAGAGCTTCGCAATTTTTAATTTTAGGGGCTAAGTGCCATGCGGTTATCAGCGGTAAGTATTCGCCCGATATTGAAGATGTGCAGGACGTAGCCAAGCCCATTTTAAGGCACCGTATTGTAAGGAGTTACCATGCCGAGGCCGAGGGGCTGTCAACCGATCAGATCATCGAACAGCTATTCTAA
- a CDS encoding phosphatidate cytidylyltransferase: MKTRAITGLVFIVVMLGSFFAGATVYSIFYGLLGLLCLQEFYGLLKKSGRQPNTVMGLINGLLIYGAFAASFYFDTLTGTALIHKAIFLLVLPLAAVFIQELFRDLENPFANIGYTFVGLLFTVIPFTFFHTLGFVTNSGFNAHIPMGFLLMLWANDTGAYLVGRQFGRTKLFERHSPKKTWEGFIGGILISALAAYIISLYFHEMVWRQWVSVAIIIGVVGTAGDLVESMLKRSINIKDSGGILPGHGGLLDRFDGLLMAAPVVFAYLYLVFNP; this comes from the coding sequence ATGAAAACACGCGCCATAACCGGACTGGTTTTTATTGTAGTAATGCTGGGCTCCTTTTTTGCGGGGGCTACCGTATATTCTATTTTTTACGGTTTACTGGGCTTGCTTTGCCTGCAGGAGTTTTATGGACTGCTTAAGAAAAGCGGCCGCCAGCCTAATACCGTAATGGGTTTAATTAATGGCTTACTAATATACGGCGCTTTTGCAGCTTCGTTTTATTTTGATACCCTAACAGGCACAGCCCTAATACACAAAGCTATCTTTTTGTTGGTTTTACCATTGGCCGCTGTTTTTATCCAAGAGTTGTTTCGCGACCTCGAAAACCCGTTTGCCAATATTGGTTACACCTTTGTAGGGTTATTATTTACAGTAATACCTTTTACCTTTTTCCATACGCTTGGTTTTGTAACCAACAGCGGCTTTAATGCGCATATCCCGATGGGCTTTTTGCTGATGCTCTGGGCTAATGATACCGGTGCTTATTTAGTAGGCCGCCAGTTTGGCCGCACCAAGCTTTTTGAACGCCACTCGCCTAAAAAAACATGGGAAGGTTTTATTGGTGGCATATTAATCAGTGCGCTGGCCGCCTATATTATCAGCCTGTATTTCCATGAAATGGTTTGGCGCCAGTGGGTATCAGTAGCAATCATCATTGGTGTGGTAGGTACAGCAGGCGATCTGGTAGAATCCATGCTGAAACGCAGTATCAACATTAAAGACTCGGGCGGCATACTACCCGGCCATGGCGGACTGCTTGACAGGTTTGATGGTTTGTTGATGGCAGCGCCTGTAGTGTTTGCTTATCTATATTTGGTATTTAATCCGTAA
- a CDS encoding Na+/H+ antiporter NhaA — MAIPQLPIDKLLKPVNLFIHQEYTSGLVLLLGVILAIVWVNSPYSESYHRFWEIEFSLSLDNYELKHPLHIWINDGLMAIFFFVIGLELKREFMAGELSSPSKAALPMVAAPGRYAGTSRHLLFN, encoded by the coding sequence ATGGCTATACCTCAACTACCTATTGATAAATTGCTTAAGCCGGTAAACCTGTTTATACACCAGGAGTATACCAGCGGTTTGGTGTTATTGCTGGGCGTAATCTTAGCCATAGTGTGGGTAAACTCTCCTTATAGCGAAAGCTACCACCGTTTTTGGGAAATTGAGTTTTCACTGAGTTTAGACAATTACGAACTTAAACACCCGCTGCACATCTGGATTAATGACGGACTGATGGCCATCTTCTTTTTTGTGATTGGCCTCGAACTTAAGCGCGAATTTATGGCCGGCGAATTATCCAGCCCGAGTAAAGCCGCATTGCCCATGGTGGCAGCCCCTGGGCGGTATGCTGGTACCAGCCGCCATCTATTATTTAATTAA
- a CDS encoding LysE family transporter, producing MIFLTFVLGLVVNFIGYIPPGNINLTLTQITINRGMRQALRFITAFSCTEFFFTFFFMQAAKWLSVQPHVETIIDWVMVVLFSTLGTITWLNRKKPPKPKYSDRESIRYGIVLGIINPMQILFWMVAGTYLLAHQWILPGLFALGVFSLGSAAGAFLCLFIYAKSARYIQNKFELSTQFINTGIAMLFFGFALYHIGKEIYILGWR from the coding sequence ATGATTTTCCTGACATTCGTGCTGGGACTGGTGGTTAACTTTATTGGTTACATCCCCCCGGGCAATATCAATCTTACCTTAACACAAATTACCATTAATCGTGGGATGCGTCAGGCATTGCGTTTTATTACCGCTTTTTCGTGTACCGAGTTTTTCTTTACCTTCTTTTTCATGCAGGCTGCTAAATGGCTCTCCGTACAGCCGCATGTTGAAACCATCATCGACTGGGTTATGGTGGTACTGTTCAGCACACTCGGCACCATCACCTGGCTTAACCGAAAAAAACCACCAAAACCAAAATACTCAGATCGCGAAAGCATCCGATACGGCATTGTGCTTGGCATCATCAATCCTATGCAAATCCTTTTTTGGATGGTAGCCGGCACCTACCTGTTAGCCCACCAGTGGATTTTGCCTGGCTTGTTTGCTTTGGGTGTATTTAGTTTAGGTTCGGCAGCGGGTGCATTTTTGTGCTTGTTTATTTATGCCAAGTCGGCCAGGTATATCCAAAATAAATTTGAGCTAAGCACGCAGTTTATCAATACCGGCATCGCTATGCTGTTTTTTGGGTTTGCGCTTTATCACATCGGCAAAGAAATATACATTTTGGGCTGGCGCTAA
- the nhaA gene encoding Na+/H+ antiporter NhaA produces MLVPAAIYYLINRNTQAAHGWGIPMATDIAFALALLSVAVKHIPASVKVLLSALAVADDLGAVLVIAFFYSANLQMVPLSIGFGFLLLLIAGNALGVRNTAFYIILGFAVWVGFLLSGIHATIAGVLVAFTIPARTIVDEKVYASKLRQLSYDFEKQIPDLSTLTTPIQHKIIEEIKQLSLAAQTPLQKIEHSLHPWVAFIIMPSFALANAGIVIGSDFFSTIINPVSIGVVTGLLVGKFIGVLLFTWLMVKTRLGALPEAATWKHIAGVAALAGIGFTMSLFVSALAFKEQTMVEDAKYGILIASVIAATIGYFILKNTAAPSESADRTVL; encoded by the coding sequence ATGCTGGTACCAGCCGCCATCTATTATTTAATTAACCGAAACACGCAAGCGGCCCATGGCTGGGGCATCCCTATGGCTACAGATATTGCCTTTGCTTTGGCTTTGTTATCAGTAGCGGTTAAGCATATACCGGCCTCGGTAAAAGTACTTTTATCGGCGCTGGCCGTAGCTGATGATTTGGGTGCAGTGTTGGTTATTGCGTTTTTTTATAGCGCTAATCTGCAAATGGTACCGCTAAGTATTGGCTTCGGCTTCTTGCTGCTGCTGATTGCAGGCAACGCTTTGGGCGTACGTAATACGGCTTTTTATATTATTTTAGGATTTGCGGTTTGGGTCGGTTTTTTGTTGTCAGGCATTCATGCTACTATTGCCGGTGTGTTGGTGGCGTTCACCATTCCGGCCCGTACTATTGTTGACGAGAAAGTATATGCCAGCAAATTACGCCAACTGTCTTATGATTTTGAAAAACAGATACCCGACCTGAGTACATTAACCACTCCAATACAGCATAAAATTATTGAAGAGATAAAGCAGCTCAGTTTGGCGGCGCAAACGCCCCTTCAAAAAATTGAACACTCGCTGCACCCCTGGGTGGCATTTATTATTATGCCTTCGTTTGCCTTGGCTAATGCGGGGATTGTTATCGGTTCAGATTTCTTTAGTACTATCATTAACCCGGTGAGCATTGGTGTGGTTACTGGGTTACTGGTGGGCAAATTTATTGGCGTGTTGCTGTTTACCTGGCTAATGGTAAAAACCCGGCTGGGCGCGTTACCTGAGGCAGCCACCTGGAAACATATTGCAGGCGTAGCTGCTTTAGCAGGTATAGGTTTTACAATGTCGCTTTTCGTATCGGCACTGGCTTTTAAAGAACAGACTATGGTTGAGGATGCGAAGTACGGTATTTTGATTGCCTCTGTAATTGCCGCCACTATTGGCTATTTTATCCTTAAAAACACGGCTGCGCCATCTGAAAGTGCAGACAGAACAGTACTATAA
- a CDS encoding DUF2007 domain-containing protein has product MEKNWVKIYTSTDYYQAEIIKQVLIENEIGAVLLNRQSSSHRNFGNVEVYIHQEDFSRAIELMVMNQISL; this is encoded by the coding sequence ATGGAAAAAAATTGGGTTAAAATTTATACTTCAACCGATTACTATCAGGCCGAAATTATAAAACAAGTACTAATTGAAAACGAAATTGGTGCGGTACTGCTTAACAGACAGTCATCATCGCACCGTAATTTTGGAAACGTAGAAGTATATATTCACCAAGAAGATTTTAGCCGCGCCATTGAACTGATGGTGATGAACCAAATTAGTTTATGA
- the apaG gene encoding Co2+/Mg2+ efflux protein ApaG, whose protein sequence is MATTTITDGVRISVETQYQPEYSNPANEHYMFAYKIYIENLSDYTVQLMRRHWHIFDSNGTRREVEGEGVVGQQPVIEPGESHEYISGCNLKTDMGSMKGEYQMLRLMDNASFDVQIPEFYLIAPFKMN, encoded by the coding sequence ATGGCAACTACTACAATAACAGACGGGGTTAGAATTTCGGTTGAGACACAGTACCAGCCAGAGTATTCTAATCCGGCAAACGAGCATTATATGTTTGCCTATAAGATATACATTGAAAATTTAAGCGATTATACCGTACAACTGATGCGCCGCCACTGGCATATTTTTGATTCAAACGGCACACGCCGCGAAGTTGAAGGTGAGGGTGTGGTAGGTCAGCAGCCGGTGATTGAACCGGGCGAATCACACGAATATATATCAGGTTGCAATTTGAAAACTGACATGGGCAGCATGAAGGGAGAATATCAAATGCTGCGCCTGATGGATAATGCATCTTTTGATGTGCAAATACCGGAATTTTATTTGATTGCGCCTTTTAAGATGAATTAA